One genomic region from Halorussus rarus encodes:
- a CDS encoding formate/nitrite transporter family protein — MRVTEVLNSLIESGFHEINRETNGLLLSGFSAGLDIGFGPLLMAVILTLSSGGYGDLGTELLLASTYSVGFMFVILGRLELFTEHTTVAVMPVLDGRASLAELGRLWGLVYVSNIVGGAAFVALIVTVLPDLGVASPEAFETIALSLVTHGFTWLFVAGVLAGWLMGLLAWLVTAAQETTSRLIIIWIVTGVIGILHLPHSIAGNVEVLFGVFLSPLVSVMDYVSFLALATMGNAVGGVVFVALLKYGHVVRGGD, encoded by the coding sequence ATGCGAGTTACGGAGGTCCTCAATTCGTTGATCGAAAGCGGGTTCCACGAAATCAACCGCGAGACGAACGGATTGTTACTGTCTGGATTCTCGGCCGGTCTCGATATTGGGTTCGGGCCATTACTGATGGCGGTGATACTCACCCTTTCATCGGGTGGGTACGGTGATCTCGGGACGGAGCTGCTACTCGCAAGTACCTACTCCGTCGGATTCATGTTCGTCATCTTAGGACGGTTGGAACTGTTCACCGAACATACGACCGTGGCCGTGATGCCGGTCCTCGACGGACGAGCGTCACTCGCGGAACTAGGCCGTCTCTGGGGCCTGGTCTACGTCAGTAATATCGTCGGTGGTGCGGCGTTCGTCGCACTCATCGTCACGGTGCTGCCCGATCTAGGTGTCGCCTCGCCGGAGGCCTTCGAGACTATCGCTCTCTCACTCGTTACCCACGGTTTCACGTGGCTATTCGTCGCTGGCGTGCTTGCGGGGTGGCTGATGGGACTGCTAGCGTGGCTAGTTACCGCTGCTCAAGAGACGACAAGCCGTCTCATCATCATCTGGATCGTCACGGGTGTGATCGGTATCCTCCACCTCCCTCATTCAATTGCGGGTAACGTCGAGGTGCTATTCGGCGTCTTTCTCTCGCCCCTCGTATCAGTGATGGACTACGTATCGTTCCTCGCGTTGGCCACGATGGGAAACGCAGTCGGCGGGGTTGTGTTCGTTGCCCTGTTGAAGTACGGCCACGTTGTCCGGGGCGGGGATTAG